A single genomic interval of Danio aesculapii chromosome 5, fDanAes4.1, whole genome shotgun sequence harbors:
- the tm4sf21a gene encoding transmembrane 4 L6 family member 4, whose translation MCTGKCAFCVGTSLYPLAVISIICNIILFFPGWDVKYSQNGQLTEEVKYMGGLVGGGVMVLIPAFHIHLTGKQGCCANRCGMFLSILFAAVGVAGALYSFIVALMGLINGPYCGIGLIWSTPFKDRNESYLKHSDTWDICTEPKNVVEFNVGLFSTLLVTSAVQLVLCAVQMINGLFGCLCGTCKKDKGPL comes from the exons ATGTGTACCGGAAAATGTGCATTTTGCGTCGGGACAAGCCTGTACCCGCTGGCGGTCATCTCCATTATCTGTAATATTATTCTGTTTTTTCCTGGCTGGGATGTTAAGTACTCGCAGAATGGACAACTTACTGAGGAGGTCAAGTACATGGGAGGACTGGTCGGAGGGGGAGTAATG GTGCTGATTCCAGCATTTCACATTCACCTGACTGGAAAACAAGGTTGCTGTGCTAATCGCTGCGGG atgttccTGTCCATTTTATTTGCAGCTGTTGGTGTAGCCGGCGCTCTCTATAGTTTCATAGTGGCGCTTATGGGTCTAATCAATGGGCCATACTGTGGAATTGGCCTTATTTGGTCCACTCCCTTTAAAGACAG GAACGAGAGTTACCTTAAGCACAGTGACACATGGGACATTTGCACAGAGCCGAAGAATGTGGTGGAGTTTAATGTGGGTCTGTTTTCTACACTGCTGGTGACTAGTGCTGTGCAGCTTGTCCTCTGTGCAGTCCAGATGATCAACGGCCTCTTCGGCTGCCTCTGTGGAACCTGCAAAAAAGACAAGGGG ccgCTGTAA
- the slc25a15b gene encoding solute carrier family 25 member 15b yields MAPHPVVQAVIDLSAGAIGGAACVFSGQPLDTAKVKMQTFPTLYRGFVDCFVSTYRQVGLRGLYQGTTPALMANIAENSVLFMCYGFCQEVVRFVSGQGKGAELSDMQKACAGSVASVFSSLVLCPTELVKCRLQAMHEMASSGKITQSQNTVWSVMKSIMHNDGPAGFFQGLTTTIAREVPGYFCFFGAYELCRSLFAEYMHCGKDDIGVAPIVFSGGFGGACLWLVVYPMDCVKSRIQVMSMTGRQSGFFKTFMHIFRTEGVRALYSGLTPTMIRTFPANGALFLGYEASRKFMMAQFDS; encoded by the exons GGGGCGCAGCTTGTGTATTTAGTGGTCAACCTTTGGACACGGCGAAGGTGAAAATGCAAACGTTTCCCACATTGTACAGAGGTTTTGTGGATTGCTTCGTGTCCACGtacagacaggtgggccttcgaGGCTTGTATCAAGGCACCACACCGGCCCTCATGGCCAACATCGCAGAGAACTCCGTGCTCTTCATGTGCTACGGCTTTTGCCAGGAGGTGGTTCGCTTTGTCTCTGGACAGGGGAAAGGGGCTGAGCTGAG TGATATGCAGAAAGCCTGTGCAGGCTCCGTGGCCTCTGTGTTCTCCTCTCTGGTGTTATGTCCCACTGAGCTTGTGAAGTGTCGATTGCAGGCTATGCACGAGATGGCATCCTCCGGCAAGATCACCCAAAGCCAGAA CACAGTTTGGTCAGTGATGAAGTCCATTATGCATAATGATGGTCCTGCAGGCTTCTTCCAGGGTTTGACCACAACCATTGCCCGTGAGGTGCCTGggtatttctgtttttttggAGCGTATGAGCTTTGCCGCTCTCTCTTTGCCGAATACATGCACTGTGGCAAGGATGACATAG GTGTCGCCCCCATCGTGTTCAGTGGAGGTTTTGGTGGAGCTTGTCTCTGGCTGGTGGTTTACCCAATGGACTGTGTTAAATCCAGGATACAGGTCATGTCAATGACAGGCAGACAGTCAGGCTTCTTCAAAACTTTTATGCATATCTTCAGAACTGAAG GTGTAAGGGCTCTATATTCTGGTCTGACTCCCACTATGATTCGGACGTTTCCAGCAAACGGTGCTTTGTTCTTGGGTTATGAAGCCAGTCGCAAATTCATGATGGCACAGTTTGACAGCTGA